In a genomic window of Microcoleus sp. AS-A8:
- a CDS encoding APC family permease, protein MSTRTKTKQKHRSTHGLKPACLPFGEVLAQSFAVIAPTTIPASNLGLIVALAGNGAWLSFVIGMIGLVFVSININQFASRSASPGSLYSYIVKGLGPTAGVICGWSLVLAYLFTGMSVLCGFANFSSSLIGHLGIHPSTITLLAIGAGISWYAAYKDIQLSAMAMLWMEGASLVLIAVLGGIIWAHKGFALDMSQLTLQDVTPGNVAMGLVLVMFGFSGFESATSLGDEAKNPLRTIPRAVMGSVILAGLFFISMTYIEILGFSGTGVSITTTEEPLGFLAQQAGVGFLGTLVAFSALFSFFACVLGSINPAARVFFTMARHGLFHSSLGSAHAANRTPHVAVTMCSLIAFLIPAAMSLFHVKLFDCMGYLGAIASFGFLTVYILISIAAPVYLRQIKKLHLRDILFSVMAIGFMMIPVLGSVGIPGSKLFPVPEPPYDAFPYLFLMYLLVTCGWFILQRLRSPEIVTSMEQGVEAIHARFDNREVKVETVPVGFDEFEDL, encoded by the coding sequence CTTTTGGGGAAGTATTAGCTCAATCTTTTGCCGTCATTGCACCCACAACCATCCCCGCCTCAAATTTGGGCTTGATTGTTGCCCTTGCAGGAAACGGTGCCTGGTTAAGTTTCGTGATTGGCATGATTGGGTTGGTGTTTGTGAGTATCAACATCAACCAGTTTGCAAGTCGCTCAGCTTCTCCAGGTTCGCTCTACTCTTATATTGTCAAAGGGTTGGGGCCAACGGCAGGTGTCATCTGCGGCTGGAGTTTGGTGCTGGCTTATCTGTTTACGGGAATGTCAGTTCTGTGTGGTTTTGCCAACTTTAGCAGTAGCTTAATCGGGCATCTAGGCATCCACCCCTCGACCATCACGTTGTTAGCGATAGGCGCAGGTATTTCCTGGTATGCCGCCTATAAAGATATCCAGCTTTCAGCGATGGCGATGCTGTGGATGGAGGGAGCCTCTTTAGTTCTCATCGCCGTCTTGGGAGGCATCATCTGGGCACACAAAGGCTTTGCCTTAGATATGTCCCAATTGACATTGCAAGATGTCACCCCAGGCAACGTGGCAATGGGGCTGGTTTTGGTCATGTTTGGTTTCTCTGGTTTTGAAAGCGCTACCTCTTTAGGTGATGAAGCAAAAAACCCCTTGAGGACAATTCCTAGAGCCGTCATGGGTAGTGTGATCCTAGCCGGTCTCTTCTTTATTTCCATGACCTACATTGAGATATTGGGTTTTAGCGGCACAGGAGTATCGATTACCACCACTGAAGAACCCCTGGGTTTTCTCGCACAGCAAGCCGGAGTGGGTTTTCTGGGAACCTTGGTTGCTTTCAGTGCCTTGTTTAGCTTTTTTGCTTGTGTCCTCGGCAGTATCAATCCAGCCGCTAGGGTGTTCTTCACGATGGCACGTCATGGCTTGTTTCACTCATCTTTGGGTTCAGCACATGCGGCTAACCGCACCCCTCATGTTGCCGTGACGATGTGTTCGCTGATTGCCTTTCTCATCCCCGCAGCGATGTCACTGTTTCACGTCAAACTGTTCGACTGTATGGGATATTTGGGTGCGATCGCGAGTTTCGGGTTTTTAACCGTCTATATCCTGATTTCAATTGCGGCTCCGGTTTACCTACGCCAAATTAAAAAACTGCATCTGCGAGATATCCTGTTCTCGGTTATGGCGATTGGGTTCATGATGATTCCCGTTTTGGGCAGTGTGGGAATTCCAGGAAGCAAGCTGTTCCCAGTTCCAGAACCCCCTTACGATGCGTTTCCTTACCTATTTTTGATGTACCTGCTCGTAACCTGTGGCTGGTTCATTTTACAAAGACTTCGTTCTCCAGAAATTGTGACATCCATGGAGCAGGGCGTTGAAGCCATACACGCCAGATTTGATAACAGGGAAGTGAAGGTTGAAACTGTTCCTGTGGGATTCGATGAATTTGAAGACCTTTAA